In the genome of Oncorhynchus nerka isolate Pitt River linkage group LG27, Oner_Uvic_2.0, whole genome shotgun sequence, the window acaaaccatgaaaaacagccccagaccattagtcatccaccaaactttacagttggcactatgcatttgggcaggtagcgttctcctggcatccaccaatcCCAGATTCGTctattggactgccagatggtgaagcgtaattcatcactccagagaatgcatttccactgctccagagtccaatggcggtgagctttacaccactccagaccacacttggcattgcgcatggtgatcttaggcttgtgtgcggctgcttggccatggaaacccatttcatgaagctcccgacaaacagttcttgtgctgacattgcttcgaaaggcagtttggaactcggtagtgggtGATGCAACTgaagacagacaatttttacgtgcttcagtcccgttctgtgagcttgtgtggcctaccacttcacggattagccgttgttgctcctagatgtttccacttcaaaaTAAGAGCACTTATAGttaaccggggcagctctagcatggcAAAAATGTGAAgaactgatttgttggaaaggtggcatcctatgactgtccCACATTGAAAGTctctgagcttttcagtaaggccattcaactgccaatgtttgtctatggagattgcatggatgtgtgctcaattttatacacctgttagcaacGGAGGTGggtgaaatagccaaatccattaatttgaaggggtgtctacatacttgtgtgtgtgtgtgtgtatatatatatatatatattgtgtgtgtatatatatatatatatatatatatatatatatatatatatatatatatatatatatatagtgtatctggtgctgtctggacaaaaagagtatgacatgccATAGTAtttttgtccagacagcatcacataCACGGGCCACACACTGAGATAGAGGAATGCTGGTTCGGTTGACTTATGAGATTGATGCGTCTTTCTGTCGGCTCGTGTCCCGTTTTAAATAAATTATCTATATTTGATTTGGACGGGCAAGGGGATACGGTAGAGCGGACCAGGCCCCTTAAGGCCCGCCCATAACGCCGGCTCTGGCGACTATTAAATTGATTATTTATCTAGCCTCACAGATTAagccctggactaaaaagcatgttTAATGGAGAATGTCAATTTAAAGTGCTTTTTAAATCCAGGCCTATGCAAAATTTGGGTTTCGACAAACCAGCCCATAAGGTGCCCAGCATTTGAGTGTTGAGAATTAGCATGGATTCAGTAACCCCATTTAACCTTTTGTTCAATTTCCATTGTCTTGTATTCACAATGACTTATCTGGTATTATGTCTTTGTACATTTGAACTGAAATTCTATTATTGTTATGGTTTCAAATGTTATCTTGTCCTTTCCTGTAGGAGAAGCACATACAACCACCTTAGCAGCTGGCTGACTGATGCTAGAAACCTCACCAACCCTAATACTGTGAGTCAGCCAGCTGGAAATCTGAACTCCTGATCAGACTGTGGGATGTCTTTACAAGACAGTTGTATATTTCCATGCTGCCATGACAACCCTGGCCTGTGTGCTATCTCCCCAGGTGATCATTCTTATTGGTAACAAGGCAGACTTGGAGGCCCAGCGAGATGTAACCTATGAGGAGGCTAAGCAGTTTGCTGAGGAGAACGGTAAGATTTATCACTGCAGATCTCCATGTACTGTAGATCATGGGAAATCAAAGTTGGAACAATCACTTTCTATTTGCAAAAACTTTTCTTATGAACCTAATTCAGTCTTTTGTTTTTGTAGGTCTATTGTTCCTAGAGGCTAGTGCAAAGACGTAAGTTAACACACCCAAATGTGTTCACTTGCATAAAAGAGTGCATTGAAGTTACTAGGGGACTAGTCAGTCTATTGTGCCTGAGTCTGTTGTTTTCCTGTAACCCAGGGGTGAGAATGTGGAGGACGCGTTCCTGGAGGCAGCCAAGAAGATCTACCAGAACATTCAGGACGGAAGCCTGGACCTGAACGCCGCCGAGTCTGGTGTCCAGCACAAGCCCTCCGCCCCGCAGGGCGGACGGCTGACCAGTGAACCGCAGCCTCAGAAGGAAAGCTGCAGCTGCTAATGACCCCACCCACTGACCCTCCAGCTGACCTTTGCCCCCTGTGCCACAGCCTCCCTCTACCACCCAGGAGCCCACATGCCTCCACCAAGGCACTGACATGACAGTCCCAGTAGGCTCTGAGCCAGGGATGGGCATTATACCATTCCCAgccatctccctctcatctctctctttctctctctgtctccccgtaTCTATCTCACACGGCTATGCTGTATGtccccatagcctacataaccCAGTGCACCCAGCACCTATGATGAGATGAGCAAGCTTCATGGGTCACACATTGTGACTAgaacacagcaacagagaaatAGGCCtttgtggctggctggctgctctacTGAAGAAAATGCCTTTTTCTATCCACAGAAGAAACCATGATGTGTATAACTATAAATGGAATGATTCATCACTCTTGTGGTGTTTTGAATGTAGTACTGTtttaattcaaattaaattattaaGAGTGGCTGCAAAATACTCAGCAAACAGGCACAGATACCAAAGATAATGGATGCATGATTCACTCAAGGTGTATAACCATTTACCAAATTGTTCATTCTTTTTAAACGTTTCCGGAGGTTTTATCCGTCTTGGAATTACGTTGGATTTACTTTTTGTTCGATATAATTAATATAAaatatttgttatttttgtacCCATTTATTTTAATGAACATTAGTGGGAAATGATGGGTACAGTATCATGTAGAATATGAGCGTGTGAAAGACCAAATTGTCAAATTTCTTAGGTGCCTCAATGAGAGAGGTCTGACCTGTAGCATGTACTATTGGAAAATTAGACAGAACACTGGCGTTGGAGTCCAAGAGAAATCTTTGCACTTTTTGTGATGTGGTCTGGAGGCCGTTTCGGTGGAGATGGAGCTCCAGCAGGGGGGTTTTCACTAGAAACTATACGGAAGCAAACAGGGAGGGAAAAACCTAATTGTTCAATGAATACACCCCATCAGTAGAGATTCTGATCAGTGAGACATCTCGGATGCCCACTCCAGCTGTGACTCAAATGGGAGTATTGTATGTGGATCTATGGTGGCTGTGAAAATTGGTCATCCTGCTCAGCCCGTGGCTTTGTATTATTCCTATTCCTATGTCCCCTGGGGCACTTTAGTAGGACTTAGCTAGTGAGCTGAGGTTGTGAGGTGGTTCAGCAATGCACCTCTCCCTTTGATTGATGTAATCTCAGGGACTTCATCTCACTGCTTGCATCCCAAATTGTACCCAAAGGACTGGTCAGAAGTCGTGCACTGCATAGGTAATATTGCGGCATTTGGGATGCGACCCTCTTGATCACACCCCCCATATCATTCTCTCTGTGATTGTTTTTGCCTAATTTAGTGTTAACTTGTTACGCAGACTAATGTAGAACGCCGTTCTGAAAATTCAATAGGCAAACATTTCAATATTAGATTCATAACTATATTTTGATATATTTTACTGCCTCTCTTCAGATCATATGCACagattgtacaaaacattagggacacattaatattgagctgcacccgcttttgcccccagaacagcctcactttgttggggcatggactctacaatgtgtcaAGCTTTCCACAAGGATGCTAGCCCATGTTGACTcgatgcttcccacagttttgtcaagttggctggatgtcctttggttggtggaccattgttgatacacaagggaaacggttgagcatgaaaaacccagtaacgttgcagttcttgacacctactaccatacctcattCAAAGGCACAAAAATATGTTGTATTTTTTTGTCTGGTTTGTTCCGATTCTAATAACACCAGATTCATTCCCTTCTTGTAATGGAGCATCGAGGAGCGCTGTCTGAGCCACGCAGATATCTTAGCTACTCACCTAAAGCGGTTCCTGTCCCTTTTCTTCATGTCTTAGCAGGGGTGTattccagaggaggctggtggcaggccctataggaggacgggctcattttAATGGTagaaatggaacggagtcaaacaagTTGATTGATGTTACGATTCCATTCCAGACTTTACAATGAACTCTTCCTCCACCAGATTCCTCTGGAATATACACTATGAACCAAATGAAAGCAAATGGAtaaggacctacctgaatttgtccaataacaAACCCTTGTttttgttgcaaaatgttttctaATGCAAATCGTtttgcactaatgaatacaccccagaggATAGGAAAGCTCATTCCTCAACCATTTCACAACAATAATCTCCACATTGGGATGACCACACGTGGTGCATTCTGTAGAGAGCTTAAGTTTCTCATGttttgtgaaatatatttttcttACTAATCTTTCATTGAAGTCATTCCATATTTACTTTTCCATTTACCTTGACATCACTGATGTACTTGATTTCTTAGTTGGAGAGATGTCGAGCTATGATTCTGAAGGCTTTTTTTTTTTCCCAGCAGAGGTGTTAGTGTGTTATGTTCAATCTGTATCGCAACGCAGCAGTGGTGTTATCTTGAAAATGGGCTTAGAAGATACAACTGTAATGCAATTTCTCAAAGCTCGATGCACTGTAAAAAGACTGGTCCAGTCCGCCTTTCACTCAAGTTTTTTGGTGGCATGAAGAGACTGGCTAATATTAGTTGTGGTGCTTTTCCCCATGCGGTCTCCTTGGAAGTGTTGAAAAGGATTTAAATTGGTCTCATTAAATGTAGCTCCATCACGTAAGCCTAGTCTCATATTCACAAAGCAGCTGAGTGGGAGagaatctaggatcaggtcccacccTGTCCATGtagtcttattcattatgatctaaaaggctaaactaaTCCTGGATCCACACTCTTACTCTGATAGGCTTGACAcatatggtccctggtcaaaaatCTTACGTGTTGGAATTGGTTCACTGATGGCTAGCCATTTCTGTTTGTAATGATTTTCTTTGATTAATGTAAAAAAAATTGTCTTGAGCAAATGTACAATTGAGTTTGCATAATGTACTTTCATTATTGAATTACTTTATTTAGATAACCATTATTGTACATtctttatactcttgtgaatctAAGCACAGATGCTCTTGACAAAACCAGATTATAAAAAGTTTCTGTGTAATAATACTTGCTTCGAAGGACCACCTCTTTAACCATGGTAAAATATTTATGGATAAACAACTCTTAATCTCAGTTGAGCTTTCTGTAATTAGATTTTCTTCTGGATTAAGGACAATCTTGTGTGTGGTAACTAGGGATGTGCATCTTTCCCTTTAAAGATGACTCGGTAcgtatctatactgaacaaaaaaataaatgcaacaagtaaaatgttggtcccatgtttcatgtgctgaaataaaagatcccagtaaTATTCCATACGCCAAATATGTTTATTTCTCtcattgtgtgcacaaatttgtttacatccccgttAGTGAGCTTTTCTCCTTTGCAATGACAACGCAgccacctgataggtgtggcatattaagaagctgataaaacagcatgatcattacgtgcaccttgtcctggggacaataaaaggccactctacgatgccacagatgtctcatgttttgaggaagtgtgctgacatgctgactgcaggaatgtccaccagagctgttgtcagagaattgaatgttaatttctccactataaaccgcctccaatgtcattttagagaatttggcagaacatccaaccggccttacaacctcagaccacgtgtaaccatgccagcccaggacctccacatccagcttcttctgagaccagccagccggacagctgatgaaactgagtatttctgtatgtaataaagcccttttgtgggggaaaactaatTCTGCTTGGCTGCCCAGTGGGTGGGTTTATGCCCTCCCAGACCCACCTATGGCtgagcccctgcccagtcatgtaaaatccaaagagtagggcctaatgaatacatttcaattgactgatttccttatatcagtggttcccaaactttttatagcccttcaaacattcaacctccagctgcataccccctctagcaTCTGGGTCAGCGCACTCTTAAATGTTTTTtgacatcattgtaagcctgccacacacactatacaatacatttattaaacacaaGAATGAGTGAGTTgtcgtcacaacccggctcgtgggaagtgacaaagagctcttataggaccagggcacaaataataataacttcaaccatcttacatattaaaccttatttgttcatcaaaaattgtgaataactcaccacaggttaatgaaaagagtgtgcttgaaaggatgcacataactctgcaatgttgggttgtattggagagagtttgtcttaaataattttccagtctgtgcctgtatttagttttcatgctgtgtcttaacagtgcgatttgccaaggcagcatACTCTGGAGCAATGCCCAATCAAGAAATCTGGCATTGACTTCTGATTAAATTTAATTGacgctctcttgttcagatatcggtaagtggactggaggcagggcattaaagggataacgaatccagttgtttgtttcatccgtttcgggaaaatacctgcgtaattgcccacccaactcactcaggtgcttcgctatatcacatttgacattgtccataagcttgagttcatttgcacacaaacaaatcatacaatgatggaaagacctgtgtggtgtccttgttaatgcagacagaagagctccaacttcttaatcatagcctcaattttgtcctgcacattgaatatagttgtggaatgtccctgtaatcctagattcagatcactcaggtgagaaaaaaacatcacccagataggacagtcgtgtgagaaactagTACAAGTGGTCAGGCAATTTAAatttatggtcagtaaagaacacTTTAAACTCATCTCTCAATTAaaagtgtcaatactttgcctcttgataaccagcgcacttctgtatgttgtaaaagtgttacccatatcattgcatagtgccgAAAATAcattcaggggccttgctttaacaaagttaaccattttcactgtagtgtccaaaacatatTTCAAGCCGCCAGGCATTCACTTGGCAGCAAGAGcatctcggtggatgctgcagtgtacccaagtggcataGGGGGCAAttgcttgcacgcgcgttaccactccactatgtctccctgtcatggcttttgcaccatcagtacagataccaacacatcttgaccaccaaagtccattcgATGTCACAAAGCTGCCCAGTACTTAAAAAATATCATATCCTGTTGTCCTGgcttccagtggtttgcagaagaggatgtcctCCTTAATTGACCCCTCATAAATGTAACGGaaatataccaggagctgtgccaggcacgctgactcatccagctgtaacgcatagaattaaCTGACTTGTATGCAaaacagtaattgtttcaaaacatctaccatgtcactgatgcgtcgtgaaactgTGTTGTTTGATGGAAAAGgaccaaaaaaactatacagatgcagacagaagagctccaacttcttaatcatagcctcaattttgtcctgcacattgaatatagttgtggaatgtccctgtaatcctagattcagatcactcaggtgagaaaaaaatatCACCCAGATAGGACAGTCGTGTGAGAAGTTGTActagtttctcacacgactgtcctatctgggtgatgtttttttctcacctgagtgatctgaatctaggattacagggacattccacaactatattcaatgtgcaggacaaaattgaggctatgattaagaagttggagctcttctgtctgcatctgtatagtttttttgggccttttcccccagccaTATCCGCAGCAACAGGaataattaagtcctccacaacagtatggggcttgtctgtcctagccactcggtagctcaccatataagacgcttttACCCCCTTCTTACTAATGGTTTATGTTGCTTTTatatgtcttactactcgaaagtcataCATTTTCGCTCAAAAAATCTCCCTTGGCTTATTTTTCAAtatggcatgttttgtttctaaatgtctgcgcaagtgTAAAGGTTTCATCGgattgtgagatagtacttttgcactgtggctgaggaaaggcactagtcccaatataagtgaacctcaaatcaatgtagttctcattaTATTTGCGTCTCTTCGATGGTCCaatgtccctgtctgttgtttagtgctttcccgggtaagggggcagtagctcttcggctgcatcaga includes:
- the rab14 gene encoding ras-related protein Rab-14, producing the protein MTTAPYNYSYIFKYIIIGDMGVGKSCLLHQFTENKFMADCPHTIGVEFGTRIIEVSGQKIKLQIWDTAGQERFRAVTRSYYRGAAGALMVYDITRRSTYNHLSSWLTDARNLTNPNTVIILIGNKADLEAQRDVTYEEAKQFAEENGLLFLEASAKTGENVEDAFLEAAKKIYQNIQDGSLDLNAAESGVQHKPSAPQGGRLTSEPQPQKESCSC